Within the Tessaracoccus flavescens genome, the region CTCGATCTCTGCCGGGCTCGACTACCCGGGGGTAGGCCCCGAGCACGCGTGGCTCGCCGACACCGGCCGCGCCGTCTATGAGCCGGTCACCGATGCCGACGCCATGGACGCGTTCCAGCAGCTCACCCGCACCGAGGGCATCATCCCGGCCATCGAGTCGGCCCACGCCGTCGCGGGGGCCAAGCGGCTCGGGCTGCGGCTCGCCGAGTCCGACCCGCAGGCCAGGCCGACGATCCTCGTGTGCCTCTCCGGTCGCGGCGACAAGGACGTGGCCACCGCCTTCGAGTGGTTCGGCCTCGCAGGAGAGCCGGACAAGACCGTCGGAGGCATGGAATGAGCCAGTTCACCGATGCGCAGCGGCTGGGCGTCTCCGGGCAGGTCGTCGCCCGCTGCCTGGACGAGGGCCGCCCGGCGCTCGTCGGCTACCTTCCCGTCGGCTACCCGAGCGTCGCCTCGTCCATCGAGGCCGTGCGCGCCATCACCGAGGGGACCGAGGGGCGCGGCGTCGACCTCGTCGAGATCGGCATTCCGTACTCCGACCCGCTGATGGACGGCCTCGTCATCCAGCACGCCACCACAAAGGCGCGGGCGAGGGGAGTGCGTACCCGTGACGCCTTCGCCGCCGTCGAGGCGGTCGCGGCGACCAACGCGACCCCGATGGTGATGACCTACTGGAACCTGATCGAGGCCTACGGCGTCGACCGGTTCGCCCGCGACCTGGCGTCTGCGGGCGGTGCGGGCGCGATCACCCCCGACCTGCCGCCGGACGACTGCCCCGAGTGGTTCGAGGCGAGCGACGCCAATGGGCTCGACCGCGTGTTCCTGATCGCTCCGTCCTCGACCGAGGAGCGGATCCGACTCACAATGGGGTCGTGCCGCGGCTGGGTCTACGCCTCGAGCGTGATGGGCGTGACGGGCACCCGCTCTGCCACCTCCGACGCGGCCCCGGTCATCGTCGAGCGCGCCCGCGCCGTCGACCCAGGCCTGCCGGTCGGCATCGGGCTCGGCGTCAGCAACGCCGACCAGGCGGCCGAGATCGGCGCCTTCGCCGACCTCGTCATCGTCGGCTCCGCGCTGCTGAAGTGCCTCGACTCCGACGGCGTCGACCTCGACGGCGACCTCAACCGGCTCCGCACCCTCGCAGGCGAACTCGCCCGTGGAGTGGAGCGCTCGCGCCGCTGACGGCGAGCGCTCGGAGAGGTGACACCCGCGCCGCGCCAGGTTCACGCCGTCGCGTCGACCAGCGCACGCCGGTCGACGATCCGGTTCACCACCTCGGACATGACGAGCATGAGCAGCACGAGCGCGCCGACGTAGGCGGGCAGGAGCCACAGGCCGAGCCAGCCGGAGAGCGCGCCGAAGAGCATCGGCATCAGCGTCACGCCGAGGTAGGCGCTCGCCATCTGGATGCCGATCACCGACTGCGAGTTCTCGCGACCGAAGTTCGTCGGGGTTGAATGGATGATGGCCGGGTACACGGGGGCGCTGCCGAAGCC harbors:
- the trpA gene encoding tryptophan synthase subunit alpha yields the protein MSQFTDAQRLGVSGQVVARCLDEGRPALVGYLPVGYPSVASSIEAVRAITEGTEGRGVDLVEIGIPYSDPLMDGLVIQHATTKARARGVRTRDAFAAVEAVAATNATPMVMTYWNLIEAYGVDRFARDLASAGGAGAITPDLPPDDCPEWFEASDANGLDRVFLIAPSSTEERIRLTMGSCRGWVYASSVMGVTGTRSATSDAAPVIVERARAVDPGLPVGIGLGVSNADQAAEIGAFADLVIVGSALLKCLDSDGVDLDGDLNRLRTLAGELARGVERSRR